CACTGACCGCTGACCGCTGACCGCTGACCGCTGACCGCTGACCGCTGACCGCTGACCGCTGATCACTAAAGGTAAAGCTGTTACTTGACCATAACTTTCGGGAATTCTATCAATAGAAACTCTAATAGTTTTCAGCTTCATCAGGTAATCAAACTATGGATTTGGAACAGATTTCCCGAAAAAGCCTCTTTGGTCAGCTTTTACGTTTGCCCTTAAGGCTAATTCCTCCTGAGATGACAATGCCGATCTGGCTAGGTAAGCTCGCGGGTAAAAAATGGATAGTTGGTGCTGGGAGAAACGGCTGTTGGTTAGGGACTTATGAGTATGACAACCAACGGGTGCTTGAAAAAACTGTGAAATTAGGAAACACTGTATTTGATATTGGAGCTCACGCTGGTTTCTTTACACTATTGACTTCGGTGCTAGTCGGTGAGAAGGGAAAAGTTTTTGCCTTTGAGCCCCTACCCCAAAACCTTGGTTACTTAAGAAAACATCTGTCTATCAACAGCATTACCAATGCAACAGTTATGGCAGCAGCGGTTTCAGAGCGCTCTGGTATGGCATCCTTTAGAGAAACTTCTGGTAGTTATCAGGGGGGTATTTCTTCTCAAGGAACACTTCAAGTCAAGATGGTCAGTTTAGATGAACTGATCGCCAGTGGTGAACTTCCTGTGCCGGACTGCATCAAAATTGATGTCGAGGGGCATGAGAAGTTCGTTCTACTTGGTGCCAAATCTCTGTTGGAAAGTGCTCATCCTACCATTTTCTTGTCTATCCATGGACGACCTGTCTATCAGCAATGTTGTCAGTTGTTAGAATCTTTGGGCTACAAGATTCAAGTCTTAGACAAACCCCATGGTGGAGAACTTCCAAAAAACCTTGATTTGATCGCTTCTTACCCGGGTTGACCGATTGACTGTAAGTAGTAATATCATGCTCGGTTGAACACTTATAAATAGTAGGTAATAGGGAACAGGGAACAGGGAACAGGGAACAGGGAATTAGGAGGGAGATTGCCTACCAGAAGGAAGCTAAGTTTTTTCATAACTGATTAGCTGAACATCATATAAGCCTTCAGATCGAGTCCGGTTTAACCCTATATATAGCCTTTATCATAGCTATTAGTTAGGTACACAGGATTTTTTCCCTATTCCCTATTCC
The Moorena sp. SIOASIH genome window above contains:
- a CDS encoding FkbM family methyltransferase, with the translated sequence MDLEQISRKSLFGQLLRLPLRLIPPEMTMPIWLGKLAGKKWIVGAGRNGCWLGTYEYDNQRVLEKTVKLGNTVFDIGAHAGFFTLLTSVLVGEKGKVFAFEPLPQNLGYLRKHLSINSITNATVMAAAVSERSGMASFRETSGSYQGGISSQGTLQVKMVSLDELIASGELPVPDCIKIDVEGHEKFVLLGAKSLLESAHPTIFLSIHGRPVYQQCCQLLESLGYKIQVLDKPHGGELPKNLDLIASYPG